GTTTTTTCATGAAACGGGGATTATCCGTAGTAATTGGCTTTATTACCGGAATCGTCAATGGATTACTTGGTGTGGGGGGAACAATTTTAGTCCCTGCTATGATTTATTTTTTGGACACGGATCGGCGACATTCGCACGGCACAGCGCTGTTAATTATTTTCCCTACATCCCTAGTGAGTACCTTTGTCTATTATCAGAATAATAATGTAGACATCAACCTCGCTTGGAAACTGGCTATTGGTGGCATCGTAGGGTCGTATATCGGCGCTAAGGCATTACGGAAGCTCAAGATGACATGGGTGAAACGTATTTTTGCAATCGTGATGATTGCTGCTGGGATTCGGA
The nucleotide sequence above comes from Desulfuribacillus stibiiarsenatis. Encoded proteins:
- a CDS encoding sulfite exporter TauE/SafE family protein — protein: MKRGLSVVIGFITGIVNGLLGVGGTILVPAMIYFLDTDRRHSHGTALLIIFPTSLVSTFVYYQNNNVDINLAWKLAIGGIVGSYIGAKALRKLKMTWVKRIFAIVMIAAGIRMVMG